The following is a genomic window from Rutidosis leptorrhynchoides isolate AG116_Rl617_1_P2 chromosome 8, CSIRO_AGI_Rlap_v1, whole genome shotgun sequence.
TCATTATTATATGACCAAGAAACTTTCCTTCTTCCTCTCCAAAACTGCACTTCGACGGGTTGAGCTTCATATTAATCTTTCTTAACGACGCGAACGTTTCTAATATGTCTTCCAACAGACCTTGTTATGTTGTGCTTTTTATAACTAGGTCGTCAACGTATGCTTCCAAATTTCTCCCAATCTGACCTTTTGAAAGCTTCGTCTATTACTCGTTGGTATGTTGCTCCAGCAttttttaaaccaaatggcatcttgATATAACAGTATAGCCCTGGCTTGTATGGAAAGCAGTCTTATCCTCATCATCCGCTGCCATCTGTATTtgatggtatcctttgtacgcATCCAAAAAAAATTTGTATCAGAAGCCAGCTAACGATTCAACTTTCCAGTCTATTTCTGGTAGAGGATAATTGTCCATGGGGCaagctttattgatatccgtgaagtCAACACACATGCGCCAAGATCCATCGGGCTTTTTTACCAGCACTGGGTTTGCTACCCACGTTTGGTACCTTACTTCTCGCAAGATGTTTGCTTTGACCAACTTATCGACTTCTGCCTTCAACTATTCGCTTCTTTCAGGAGCCATGCCACGTTTCTTTTGTCGCACTAGCATCAGACTAGGATTTACGTTAAGCTTGTGCTCAGCAATTTCCCGTGGTACGCCCGTCATGTCCGCTTCTTTCCATGCGAAGACGTCCGTATTAGAAGCTAATATATTACGAAGCTTAAACTTTGTCTCATCAGACAGTCCTCTGCCAATTTTAATTTTCTGTTCTGGGTGTCGCGGGTTTGCGATGATCATGCAGCTTCGAATTTGCTCTGCCTCACTCGACTGTTGTTCTGCTTGTTCTACGGCCGCAATGCTTGCATCTTGCTTTTTTGACCTTATCGTTGCAATTCCTAACGGTGTTGGAAACTTGATAAGGCTGTGTACCGTGGAAGGGATGGCTACCAATTTTTGCAAAGTCGTGCGCCCTAAAAGCGCGTTGTATTTTGAGTAAGACCTTACTACGGAAAATTCTACTATCGTGCTTCTCACTAACTTCTTATTATCATCGTCCACCAGCTCCAGCTCTAGTTCGATGATCTTGATTGGCCATGCGGACTCTCCAGAAAATCCTGATAACACAGTGTTAGGAGCCACTAGCTTGGCTCGCACAGCCCCTGGCAGCAAGCGAAAACAATTCTCGTACATTATATCAACACCGCAACTGGTGTCTACATGCAATCGCTTGATGATGTACCCGCAGCTTTTGACACGCCCTTTAATTGTGATGGGCGCATCCGAGGGTTCCTGTGCTATGGCCGGGAATATGATGGGAGTGTTTTCCCATTCCTCAGATACCTCTATCTTGCGCCTCTGATTTGTCCGTCTGCTGGTTACCATGTTTATGGTTTTATCCGTTTCCTTTCCCTCATTCTTCTTTTACCACGGATATTCTTTTTCTCCATTTGGCTTATCGACTTGTACTCTTGCACTTTTCTTCAAGTGTTGCAATCTTCCTCTTTTGAGTTCAGCAACTACCCTTTTAATTAAGTGCCGACATTcattggtgtcatgaccgtaatcatcgTGAAAATCACAAAATTTGCTTTTGTCTCTGTTTCCATACTTTGACAAAGGTACTGGGGGTCGAAGCTTTTGCACACTACCTCTgtagccaaaatttcttttggtgcTTTTGTGAGGTCTTTTATTAACACAACATTTTCAGTGTGGCTGCTTTTGAACCTCTGACTTCCTCCCCCTTTATTGTTGTTGAATTTGCGATACTTATCATTATGATAGTTACCACTCCTAGGTTGGCCATTACCACCATAACGTTTGCCAGACTCTGACCCTCTTCCCTGCATTCGATAATAATCATCGTCGACGTCCATATTTGAAGAGGTACTTCCGCGATCCTGCTTTATATCTTCTTATGCCCTCATGTAATCATGCGTTTCTTTTACGGCTTTCGCGAAGGTTTCTGACACTCTTCTCCGTAACCGTTGCCATAAAGACAGGTGTCTATCGATATCTATACAATGTATAAAGTCGGATACCTTATGGCTTTCTGGCAAGTCTTGTATTTTAGCCACCTCCTTGGTATATCTATCTATTATTTCTCCCAAGCTCTCTTTCGATTTCTGCTTAATGTCGTGACTTTCGACATGTGTTCTTTTGCGTGCGCACAAATTGTGAAAGTTAAATAAAAATCTTGAGCGCAAATCCGCAAAACCTGTAATGCTTTGGGCTGGCAAATTATTGAACCATTCCCTTGCTACTCCTTGCAGCACTATTGGTAGCATATGGCATGCTAATGCATCACCCCAGCTGTGTGTTCTTGCAGTTCCTTCAAATTTTTGTAAAAAGTCATCCGGGTCTGATAACCCATCATAACTTCCTAGTGTTAGAGGCACCACCGGTGGGACTGTGAAGGGATGATTGGTGATGTGTGGCACAAACTTTTCTGTTGTGGGAGCTAACTCAAGGCTTTGCTTAGCTTTTTGCCCTTGCATCACCACGAACCAATTGCTCATAAATTCTTGTACCCGCGCTGGCTCATTGAAAGCGGGTGCCAAGTGTGGTGGCGCGACTTGCTGTAATTGAGATATGAAGCTATTTGACTGGGCTGCGGCATAGTGCGCCCCACTATATTGATTGCTTGCAACAGTATGGACTGGTTACGAAGACACACACGCCGTTGACCCTTGTTGTGGTGTCAGCATGATGTATGAACTATCTGGATTTCTTAGACCCATATTACTGATGCTTTCCTGAGCTTTCTCGGTAGTGATCCTTTCAATCGGTGTTTCGGGTTCAACCGAGGTGATAATTGGTATTGTACCCACACAGGTAGTTTTAACCTTAAAGCCTGGTGGAACCGTTTCACTTGGAGAACCGAAGCTCAGAATTTTTGGTGACAGATCCTCGAATGGTTTAAAGCTAGTTCCTGTTTCCAGTAAACTTCCATCGGGAGTGTACCACCGTCCCTTTGATGATTCATTTAGGACAGTTTCTGATGTAACCTGCCCTTGGTTGGTGCTGGTGGCATTGACGGTGTGTTAGTATCAGTCACcgtaggtgtttgaaaccctgAACTTACTGAAGAGTCCGATCGCCCTTGGTTTTTTGCACtcttacttcctccacccattcttgctgacaattaaaaacctgaaagtgaccgattagTTAAACAAAAAAGTTTTATGGAAAAAAGATACGTACAATAAATCATATACAACATAAATTCCAATCTTCTTTGTTTCATATAACCGGTCCCATGGATGGCGCctcatgatcaagcatattttcacgggatcaaggtgaacctacacttgagtgcataaaggggtttaaggactaacaatattcgaacctccgacacttagtcgtggataacccatatcggtatcgtttcgattccgacagggtggccgatttgagagtctacTAACAACCTAGCATATGAGGTTGAGTGGCcctaagacatgaaggttttatagttcaagacatacctgaaagtctttaagatcgtaagaagctttgttcgtatgatggagatttgtatgctgtggtttacgtatgagtaaacgaatgaataTATGTgtattagggtttatgagctatgtatttataggctcatgaattaggatttcggtagaatctcttccctaattaaatgcaatcttatcccaactaacgttcgttatttaaggaaaagaatccgaattgattataccgtaaattcttctagaatgtactggaccCTTATACAAGTATACAaaactcacatcagatggtataggtgCATAGAGTGCAgctatacccgtgccatatctTTGACATGACAATTTTGTGTGCGGTTTAGGGCTTTGTATGCGCATGCGCATTGTCccgcggatatgcgtatcattacgaATGATTAAGGCAGTTGATtaagatttgtggtatgaaggtgtgatGTCGGCGCGTGTACGACATTTCGAGTGAatgtgtatgacggctctgagagcctaaggtgAGTTTGCTGTGATTTGGAgtatatgaccaacgatgagaatggtcatgtgtgtaGCGGAATGACAATTTCGTAGGGTGTTATCATTTTTGCGGTGAGAATATGAAGAGGAATACTAAGTTGGGGAGTTTTTACGGCCGCTcaaggaagctccggtggtgttatgtataacgaagtgtcagagtgtaccgtgctaagcctcaataggtgttcagagttcctaacgaggaagagtgacgggttgttgatgtcgactcAAGATCGTTCATTATGATCGTGAGTTACATTTCTGCAATGTTATgcttgaagattgtgatgatgggagcgaaggaagtgtaagtcttcttatgtaaGGTAGTCATGTATTACCATTGTGCggtgtgagaccaaatgtgaagcttGAGATCTCAGGGTGAGAGAATAAAGTTGTCATTGCGAGTGCTCTCGTGATGAaaatttgggttggtgtgaaactcggatagtaccgTTGAGGGAGTACGAGTTTgatatcgtggtgaatactgtatttttttTTCCCTGTCAGGAAACGCAATcgtggagattgtcagtggattattccactttatggatgattgtgaggcggagagtgtcggtttTAATTGTCTCacgtagagacacgcggatgttgtttgtttgcgagagtatgtaccctagtgatgtgacccgtaggttgcattgaaatgtagaggccatccttaatggacggtctaggtaggaaggttcacccggcgttggtgaatattcTGTGAGTCGTAAGGCAAATTGCGGGAATTTTGGGATGATAATTCGCCATTaacgggattctagtatatgaatagtctccatgctagtactaggaatgcGTCTTGCGTAGTTGCGTTATGGGGTTTAGAGGAGAGATCctgcgtcgagtgttgatgttttgtctaactcgtggtgcattattgtcgtcctggattaatccagagactgatggtcgtgtgcggatcgattgaggGGATAGATTTATGCCCCTAGTATGATtatttggtgataccgaaatttcttcgctgaaggaatgacccggtggtAGAGACGGGGGAAGTGGTTATTGGTTCGAGAACATTCGTGATTGACCGTTTGAGTGATGTGTTTATGAACCAATGAATTACAGAGTTT
Proteins encoded in this region:
- the LOC139864408 gene encoding uncharacterized protein, whose protein sequence is MVTSRRTNQRRKIEVSEEWENTPIIFPAIAQEPSDAPITIKGRVKSCGYIIKRLHVDTSCGVDIMYENCFRLLPGAVRAKLVAPNTVLSGFSGESAWPIKIIELELELVDDDNKKLVRSTIVEFSVVRSYSKYNALLGRTTLQKLVAIPSTVHSLIKFPTPLGIATIRSKKQDASIAAVEQAEQQSSEAEQIRSCMIIANPRHPEQKIKIGRGLSDETKFKLRNILASNTDVFAWKEADMTGVPREIAEHKLNVNPSLMLVRQKKRGMAPERSE